A stretch of Anolis sagrei isolate rAnoSag1 chromosome X, rAnoSag1.mat, whole genome shotgun sequence DNA encodes these proteins:
- the CILP2 gene encoding cartilage intermediate layer protein 2 → MLGAKLAVFLVAVFCFGWVSSQDPQPKNEKPEKQKKKHKTLTSLEAGMAGEWTSWFNVDHPGGEGDFETLEAIRFYYPDRLCAKPASIQVRTTEWELPEEVGEVVHFSPQDGFRCLNREQREGKGCSNYHVRFLCPFDLSAWLGWSTWSAWSACSQTSCGVRGTRTRHRTCLNASPQLLKCQGKPAERQTCSAGPCQEPKWSSWGTWSPCSKTCGSGGKRIRRRKCPKSKLHCVGHPSEVQKCPQAPCPACKLTCKVGVPNRNCTGCVCRNHTVLGSVHSADGMALANARISLTGQPRSVLTRSNSKGQFVIRGLCDANLSAALDRFAPGSAPTVSNSSGTSIAEIVLQRLEKPYMVGQPESKVRTMGQEVRFCCKAHGTPEPQKYFWYHNGTLLDRQATKYNDSLVLYDLKPHQAGSYHCKASNEHGSIKSSVAHLTVINPEVPTCISQPEEYLIRLPDECFQEETSSYFYNVGHCPNTHCAGHLAEMLECRDKDEHCCGPQRMEVREIPCASYILPIKVVAECGCTSCTQPKVLVRGKASAVDDGEPLRFGEIYLGMEKIGFTGYKGTFTIEVPPDTQRLVVKFVDPAKKFVDTVKVFPFDQRGGAVYQEVKLLRRKKPVDIEAMETNVITLGEVEDEDPVGEVVIPPSSFFRANGEAYNGTVKASVTFVDPRDMATVSAASTDLNFINAEGDLLPLRTYGMFSMDFWEEESHQSLETGKVQVRMDAELIKMPDHLRKMKLWSLNPVTGLWEEESSFRLANGNRRKREERAFLVGNLEIRERRLFNLDVPENRRCFVKVRAYISEKFNPMDQLEGVVVTLINLEPRPGYPANPQAWGRFDSVVTGPNGACLPAFCDGQRADAYTAYVTATMGGEELEAAPSSPRRDPLTVGVSQPYLNKLGYQRSDHTDPALKKTAFKINLAKPNPNNLDETNGPIYPYRSLKDCESAPVTANHFRFSRVEVDKYEYNVVPFKESDLTTWTGDYLSWWPNPQEFRACYIKVKINGPQEYMVRSRNVGGTHPQTRGQLYGLRDSRSVRDIETYNSSAACVEFKCSGMLFDQELVDRTLVSIIPQGSCRRTAVNSYLREYLGRHPPAVENNDTAAFAMLAPLDPLGHNYGIYTVTDQNPRLAKEIAIGRCFDGTSDGYSREMRSLKGTALTFTCQEKPVGRKSFFQRLLESPSQALTEIRREMSANEQRRGPSRAVPYPARLRTVVRTQTGQNPGPQTRA, encoded by the exons ATGTTGGGCGCAAAGCTGGCCGTTTTCCTCGTTGCTGTCTTCTGCTTCGGATGGGTCTCTTCTCAAG ATCCACAGCCGAAAAATGAAAAGCCggagaagcagaagaaaaaaCACAAGACTCTCACTAGTCTTGAAGCAGGAATGGCTG GTGAATGGACCTCATGGTTCAACGTGGACCATCCTGGAGGCGAAGGGGACTTTGAGACATTGGAGGCCATCAGGTTTTACTACCCAGACCGCCTCTGTGCCAAACCGGCGTCCATTCAAGTCCGGACCACGGAGTGGGAGCTGCCTGAGGAAGTGGGCGAAGTGGTCCATTTCAGCCCTCAGGACGGGTTTCGGTGCCTCAACCGGGAGCAACGTGAGGGCAAAGGGTGCTCCAATTACCACGTCCGATTCCTCTGCCCATTCG ATCTGTCTGCCTGGTTGGGCTGGTCAACCTGGTCAGCTTGGAGCGCCTGTTCGCAGACGTCCTGCGGTGTCAGAGGGACCCGGACCCGGCACCGGACATGCTTGAATGCCTCTCCACAGCTCCTGAAGTGCCAAGGGAAACCTGCTGAGCGCCAGACCTGCTCGGCAGGACCATGCCAAG AGCCCAAATGGAGCAGCTGGGGGACCTGGAGTCCCTGCTCCAAAACCTGTGGAAGTGGAGGCAAGCGAATACGCCGCCGAAAGTGCCCCAAATCCAAGTTACACTGCGTTGGACATCCCTCGGAGGTGCAGAAATGTCCCCAGGCGCCTTGCCCAG CTTGCAAGCTCACCTGCAAGGTCGGCGTCCCCAATAGGAACTGCACTGGCTGCGTCTGCCGCAACCACACAGTCCTGGGCAGCGTCCACAGTGCCGACGGGATGGCTCTTGCCAACGCCCGGATTTCTCTTACCGGCCAACCTCGATCCGTTTTGACCCGCAGCAACTCCAAGGGCCAGTTTGTCATCCGCGGCCTCTGCGACGCCAACCTCAGTGCAGCCCTCGACCGCTTTGCCCCAGGGAGTGCCCCAACAGTCAGCAACAGCTCTGGGACATCCATTGCAGAGATCGTCCTGCAAAGACTTG AAAAACCCTATATGGTGGGCCAGCCTGAATCCAAAGTGAGGACGATGGGACAGGAAGTGAGGTTCTGCTGCAAAGCTCATGGTACCCCCGAACCCCAAAAATATTTCTG GTATCACAACGGGACGTTGCTGGACCGCCAGGCCACCAAGTACAATGACAGCTTGGTGCTGTATGACCTGAAGCCACACCAAGCGGGATCGTATCACTGCAAAGCCAGCAATGAACACGGATCTATCAAATCATCTGTCGCTCACTTGACGGTGATCA ATCCAGAAGTGCCAACCTGTATATCGCAGCCAGAGGAATATCTCATCAGGCTTCCGGACGAGTGTTTCCAAGAAGAAACAAGTTCTTACTTCTACAACGTAGGCCACTGCCCAAATACCCATTGTGCAGGGCACCTAGCAGAGATGCTGGAGTGTCGTGACAAAGATGAACACTGCTGTGGACCACAGCGAATGGAGGTGCGCGAAATCCCTTGTGCCAGCTACATTTTGCCCATCAAGGTGGTCGCTGAGTGCGGGTGCACATCCTGCACTCAACCCAAGGTCCTTGTCCGGGGCAAAGCTTCAGCAGTAGATGATGGAGAACCCTTGCGATTTGGGGAGATCTACCTAGGCATGGAGAAGATTGGCTTCACGGGCTACAAAGGGACCTTCACCATCGAGGTCCCTCCTGACACTCAGAGACTTGTGGTCAAGTTTGTGGACCCAGCAAAGAAGTTTGTGGACACAGTGAAGGTCTTCCCTTTTGACCAACGTGGTGGGGCCGTATACCAAGAAGTCAAACTCTTAAGGAGGAAGAAACCTGTTGACATAGAAGCCATGGAAACCAATGTCATCACGCTGGGTGAAGTGGAGGATGAAGACCCAGTTGGGGAGGTCGTCATCCCACCGAGCTCTTTCTTCAGAGCCAACGGGGAGGCCTACAATGGGACCGTCAAGGCCAGCGTGACCTTTGTGGACCCTCGGGACATGGCCACCGTGAGTGCGGCCTCCACTGACTTAAACTTCATCAATGCCGAAGGAGATCTCCTCCCTCTCCGGACGTATGGCATGTTTTCCATGGACTtctgggaagaggagagccaCCAGAGCTTGGAGACAGGCAAAGTACAGGTCAGGATGGATGCTGAGCTCATCAAGATGCCCGACCATCTCCGGAAAATGAAGCTGTGGTCCCTCAACCCAGTGACGGGCTTGTGGGAGGAGGAATCGTCCTTCCGGCTGGCAAATGGCAACCGCCGTAAGCGTGAAGAGCGAGCCTTCCTGGTTGGCAACCTGGAGATCAGGGAGCGGCGGCTGTTCAACCTTGACGTCCCAGAGAACCGCCGTTGCTTTGTCAAAGTCCGTGCCTATATCAGTGAAAAGTTCAACCCCATGGACCAGCTGGAGGGAGTCGTTGTCACCCTGATCAACCTGGAGCCGAGACCCGGTTATCCAGCCAACCCGCAGGCCTGGGGTCGCTTCGACAGTGTGGTGACCGGTCCCAACGGGGCGTGTTTGCCCGCCTTTTGTGACGGACAGCGAGCTGATGCTTACACTGCTTACGTAACGGCCACCATGGGAGGCGAGGAGCTCGAGGCCGCCCCATCGAGCCCGAGACGCGACCCACTTACTGTGGGTGTCTCCCAGCCTTACCTCAACAAGCTTGGTTACCAGCGAAGCGACCACACAGACCCGGCCCTTAAGAAGACAGCCTTCAAGATCAACCTTGCCAAACCTAATCCGAACAACCTCGACGAAACCAACGGGCCCATTTACCCCTACCGGAGCCTGAAGGACTGTGAGTCTGCACCAGTTACGGCCAACCATTTCCGCTTCTCCCGGGTGGAAGTTGATAAGTACGAGTACAATGTGGTGCCGTTCAAGGAGAGTGACTTGACCACCTGGACAGGGGACTACCTCTCATGGTGGCCCAACCCACAGGAATTCCGGGCCTGCTACATCAAAGTGAAGATTAACGGGCCGCAGGAATACATGGTGAGGTCACGGAATGTGGGTGGCACGCACCCGCAGACCAGGGGGCAACTCTACGGCCTCCGAGACTCCCGGAGTGTGCGGGACATCGAAACGTATAACAGTTCCGCAGCATGTGTGGAGTTCAAATGCAGTGGGATGCTATTTGACCAAGAACTGGTGGACCGGACGTTGGTCTCCATCATCCCGCAGGGAAGTTGCCGCCGTACAGCAGTCAACAGCTACCTGAGAGAGTACCTGGGCCGGCACCCACCGGCAGTGGAGAACAATGACACGGCAGCCTTTGCCATGTTGGCCCCATTAGACCCACTTGGGCACAACTACGGGATCTACACGGTGACGGACCAGAACCCGCGGCTGGCCAAGGAGATCGCCATTGGGCGGTGTTTCGACGGCACCTCAGATGGCTACTCACGGGAGATGCGGTCCCTCAAGGGCACGGCCCTGACTTTTACCTGTCAGGAGAAGCCAGTGGGGCGGAAGAGCTTCTTCCAACgactccttgagtccccttcccAAGCGCTGACAGAGATCCGGCGAGAAATGAGCGCCAACGAGCAGCGCCGGGGTCCATCCCGCGCTGTGCCTTACCCAGCCAGGTTAAGGACTGTGGTTCGCACACAAACTGGGCAAAACCCTGGGCCCCAAACGCGGGCATAA